The following are from one region of the Geoalkalibacter subterraneus genome:
- a CDS encoding transposase, with product MPPRRNRRSIRLQGYDYSQAGAYFVTVCTQNRECLFGDIVNGEMRLNEAGNIARQCWDDIPIHFPHVDLDEFVIMPNHIHGIVVITGNVGAKNFSPLPQTTRPCGTSKTIGSIVRGFKIGVTKWMRNNTSIYAVWQRNYWEHIVRNEPELNRIREYIHNNTAQWEMDKLHPGRGEKFFAPTEIREPIAEYGVEAWMV from the coding sequence ATCCCACCCCGACGCAACCGCCGTTCCATCCGGCTACAGGGGTACGATTATTCCCAGGCCGGGGCCTATTTCGTCACCGTCTGCACCCAGAATCGGGAATGTCTGTTCGGGGATATTGTGAATGGGGAAATGCGGTTGAACGAGGCGGGGAATATTGCGCGCCAATGTTGGGATGACATTCCAATCCATTTTCCACATGTTGATCTGGATGAATTCGTGATCATGCCAAATCATATTCATGGCATTGTCGTTATCACCGGCAATGTAGGGGCGAAAAATTTTTCGCCCCTACCCCAAACAACACGTCCGTGCGGCACCTCAAAAACCATTGGTTCCATCGTTCGCGGGTTTAAAATCGGCGTAACCAAATGGATGCGAAACAACACGTCAATTTATGCCGTCTGGCAACGTAATTATTGGGAACACATCGTCCGCAATGAACCGGAATTGAATCGTATCCGGGAATATATCCATAACAATACCGCGCAATGGGAAATGGACAAATTGCATCCGGGTAGGGGCGAAAAATTTTTCGCCCCTACGGAAATCCGGGAACCGATTGCCGAATATGGTGTGGAGGCATGGATGGTATGA
- a CDS encoding Fic family protein: MKYQPPCTITPAIVNLVAEIGETIGRYTVLAEQNLTPRLRRENRIRTIQASLAIENNTLTLEQVTAVIEGKRVLGHPREIQEVRNAFATYEAMEDWDASVEEDYYRVLAVADSQADATPFVEFMLGALRDAVREAVLNDQVADQVAALIRAIGSGELGSNDLMQALGLSHRPTFRNNYLNPAKEDQWIERTQPDSPRSPTQRYRLTGKGHRWLQHHADE, encoded by the coding sequence ATGAAATATCAGCCGCCCTGCACCATCACCCCGGCGATAGTGAATCTGGTCGCCGAGATTGGCGAAACCATCGGCCGCTACACCGTTCTCGCCGAACAGAACCTGACTCCGCGCCTGCGCCGGGAGAACCGCATCCGCACCATCCAAGCCTCGCTGGCCATCGAGAACAACACGCTCACCCTTGAACAGGTGACCGCCGTGATTGAGGGCAAACGGGTGTTGGGGCACCCCCGCGAGATTCAGGAGGTGCGAAACGCCTTTGCGACCTACGAGGCCATGGAGGACTGGGACGCCAGTGTCGAGGAGGATTATTACCGGGTCCTCGCGGTGGCCGACAGCCAAGCGGATGCCACTCCTTTTGTCGAGTTCATGCTGGGTGCGTTGCGCGATGCCGTGCGCGAGGCTGTGTTGAACGACCAAGTTGCCGACCAAGTAGCGGCATTGATTCGTGCAATTGGGAGCGGTGAGCTGGGCAGCAACGATTTGATGCAGGCTTTGGGTTTGTCACACCGGCCCACGTTCCGGAACAACTACCTCAACCCGGCCAAGGAAGACCAATGGATCGAACGTACCCAACCCGATTCCCCGCGCAGCCCCACCCAGCGCTATCGCTTGACCGGTAAAGGCCATCGTTGGCTGCAACACCATGCCGACGAGTAG
- a CDS encoding RrF2 family transcriptional regulator produces MLSKKTKYGLQALLLLAREYGQGPVLIADMAAREKIPKKFLELILLQLKNAGILGSRKGKGGGYFLARNPSQITMGKVVRILEGPLAPVPCVSETAYQKCEECHDEASCGIRLVMKDVHDAIADILDHTTLKEVVARSSTEAKASKKIVDFQI; encoded by the coding sequence ATGCTTTCAAAGAAGACAAAATACGGATTGCAGGCTCTTCTGCTTCTGGCCCGGGAGTACGGACAAGGCCCGGTCTTGATCGCGGATATGGCGGCACGGGAGAAGATTCCCAAGAAGTTTCTCGAACTGATTCTCCTGCAGCTGAAAAATGCAGGAATTCTTGGGAGCCGGAAGGGGAAAGGAGGCGGATACTTCCTCGCGCGTAATCCTTCGCAGATCACAATGGGAAAGGTCGTGCGCATTCTGGAAGGTCCCCTTGCGCCGGTCCCGTGTGTCAGCGAAACCGCTTATCAGAAATGCGAGGAATGCCATGACGAGGCGAGTTGCGGGATTCGCTTGGTGATGAAGGACGTCCATGATGCCATTGCCGATATTCTTGATCATACGACCCTCAAGGAGGTCGTCGCACGATCTTCGACAGAAGCCAAGGCATCCAAAAAAATAGTGGATTTCCAAATCTAA
- the rbbA gene encoding ribosome-associated ATPase/putative transporter RbbA yields MSRDVHAQMEDGGGDAAPVARLRDVSLRYGKVRALDEVTIDIPAGCMAGLIGPDGVGKSSLLALVAGARAVQTGQVEVLGGDMADARHRRRVGPRIAYMPQGLGRNLYPTLTVFENLDFFGRLFGHDGGERARRIEALTGATGLRPFLARPAGKLSGGMKQKLGLCCALIHDPDLLILDEPTTGVDPLSRRQFWELIASIRRSRPGMSVLVATAYMEEAARFDWLAAMDGGRVLASDTPEGLLHSTGAESLEAAFIRLLPEDKRRDYRAVEIPPRPEDDGDTAIEARDLTMRFGEFTAVDHVNLRIPRGEIFGFLGSNGCGKTTTMKMLTGLLPPSEGRAWLFGQEVDPHDLATRRRVGYMSQSFSLYTELTVRQNLELHARLFHVPAAEISGRVDEMVERFDLAAVIDTLPDKLPLGIRQRLSLAVAMIHKPEMLILDEPTSGVDPVARDAFWRRLVELSRRDGVTIFISTHFMNEAERCDRISLMHAGRVLVTDTPANIVQQRGAETLEEAFVAHLEEASGEGEADAGQTASLDTVDASAGHVESQGWRRMFDPRRMASYARREGLELRRDPIRLTLALLGSVILMFVMGYGINLDVEDLTFAVLDRDQTTVSRGYTLNIAGSRYFVERAPITDYEDLDRRMREGDLNLAIEIPPGFARDIARGRRVQIGAWIDGAMPTRAETVRGYVQGIHAHWLATRAREAGYGEALAGLVNIETRFRYNPDVKSLVAMVPAVIPLLLMLIPAMLAALSVVREKELGSITNFYVTPTTRLEFLLGKQLPYVVLSFLSFLLLTLLAVTVFGVPLKGSFLTLAAGALLYIGAATAVGLLISTFMRSQIAAIFGTAVLTILPATNFSGMIDPVSSLEGVGRVIGEVYPTTHFLTIARGTFSKALDFSDLHAAFLPLALAVPVLTGLSAALLKKQER; encoded by the coding sequence ATGAGCCGGGATGTACATGCACAGATGGAGGATGGCGGGGGCGATGCCGCGCCGGTTGCCCGCCTGCGGGATGTGTCCCTGCGCTACGGCAAGGTGCGTGCGCTCGACGAGGTCACGATCGACATCCCGGCGGGCTGCATGGCCGGGCTGATCGGCCCGGACGGGGTCGGCAAGTCGAGCCTGCTGGCGCTGGTCGCCGGTGCCCGCGCGGTCCAGACGGGACAGGTCGAGGTGCTCGGCGGCGACATGGCCGATGCGCGCCATCGCCGCCGGGTCGGCCCGCGCATCGCCTACATGCCGCAGGGCCTGGGGCGCAACCTCTATCCGACGCTCACGGTGTTCGAGAACCTCGACTTCTTCGGCCGTCTGTTCGGGCATGACGGCGGCGAACGGGCGCGCCGCATCGAGGCGCTGACCGGGGCCACCGGGCTTAGGCCGTTTCTCGCTCGCCCGGCAGGCAAGCTGTCCGGCGGCATGAAACAGAAGCTTGGCCTCTGCTGCGCGCTGATCCACGATCCGGACCTGCTCATCCTCGACGAGCCGACCACCGGCGTCGATCCGCTCTCGCGCAGGCAGTTCTGGGAGTTGATCGCCAGCATCCGTCGTTCCCGGCCCGGCATGAGCGTGCTGGTGGCCACGGCCTATATGGAGGAGGCGGCACGCTTCGACTGGCTGGCGGCGATGGACGGTGGGCGGGTGCTGGCCAGCGACACGCCCGAAGGCCTGCTGCACAGCACGGGGGCGGAGTCGCTGGAGGCGGCCTTCATCCGGCTGCTGCCGGAAGACAAGCGCCGGGATTATCGGGCGGTCGAGATTCCGCCGCGGCCGGAAGACGATGGCGATACCGCCATCGAGGCCCGGGATCTGACCATGCGCTTCGGCGAGTTCACCGCGGTCGATCATGTGAACTTGCGCATCCCACGGGGTGAGATCTTCGGTTTTCTTGGCTCCAACGGCTGCGGCAAGACCACGACCATGAAGATGCTGACCGGCCTGCTGCCGCCCAGCGAAGGCCGCGCCTGGCTGTTCGGACAGGAGGTGGACCCGCACGACCTGGCGACCCGCCGTCGCGTCGGCTACATGTCGCAGTCCTTCTCGCTGTATACCGAGCTGACGGTGCGTCAGAACCTGGAGCTGCACGCCCGGCTGTTCCACGTGCCCGCCGCCGAGATTTCAGGGCGCGTGGACGAAATGGTCGAGCGATTTGATCTGGCCGCGGTGATCGACACCCTGCCGGACAAGCTGCCGCTGGGCATCCGCCAGCGCCTGTCGCTGGCGGTCGCCATGATCCACAAGCCCGAGATGCTGATCCTCGACGAGCCCACCTCGGGCGTCGACCCGGTGGCGCGCGACGCCTTCTGGCGCAGGCTGGTCGAACTGTCGCGCCGCGACGGGGTGACCATCTTCATCTCCACCCATTTCATGAACGAGGCCGAGCGCTGCGACCGCATCTCGCTGATGCACGCGGGCCGGGTGCTGGTCACCGACACGCCGGCGAATATCGTGCAGCAGCGGGGCGCGGAGACCCTGGAAGAGGCATTCGTGGCGCATCTGGAGGAGGCGTCGGGGGAAGGCGAAGCCGACGCGGGGCAAACAGCTTCGCTCGATACGGTTGACGCGTCGGCAGGCCATGTCGAATCCCAGGGCTGGCGGCGCATGTTCGATCCCCGCCGCATGGCGAGCTACGCCCGGCGCGAAGGGTTGGAGCTGCGCCGCGATCCGATCCGCCTGACGCTGGCGCTGCTCGGCAGCGTCATCCTGATGTTCGTGATGGGCTACGGCATCAACCTCGATGTCGAGGATCTGACCTTCGCGGTGCTGGATCGCGATCAGACCACCGTCAGCCGCGGCTATACGCTCAACATCGCCGGTTCCCGCTACTTCGTCGAGCGGGCGCCGATCACCGACTACGAGGATCTCGACCGGCGAATGCGCGAAGGCGACCTCAATCTGGCGATCGAGATCCCCCCGGGCTTCGCGCGCGACATCGCCCGCGGCCGGCGGGTCCAGATTGGCGCCTGGATCGACGGCGCCATGCCGACACGGGCGGAGACCGTCCGCGGCTATGTGCAGGGGATTCACGCCCACTGGCTTGCCACCAGGGCGCGCGAGGCCGGCTACGGCGAGGCTTTGGCGGGGCTGGTCAATATCGAGACCCGGTTCCGCTACAACCCGGACGTCAAGAGCCTGGTGGCGATGGTGCCGGCAGTGATCCCGCTGCTGCTCATGCTGATCCCGGCCATGCTCGCGGCGCTCAGCGTGGTGCGCGAGAAGGAACTCGGCTCGATCACCAACTTCTACGTCACGCCGACCACGCGGCTCGAATTTCTGCTCGGCAAGCAGCTCCCTTACGTAGTCCTGTCCTTCCTGAGCTTCCTGCTGCTCACGCTGCTGGCGGTGACCGTCTTCGGCGTTCCGCTGAAGGGCAGCTTCCTGACGTTGGCGGCGGGCGCGCTGCTCTATATCGGCGCCGCGACGGCTGTGGGTCTGCTGATCTCAACCTTCATGCGCAGCCAGATCGCGGCGATCTTCGGCACGGCGGTGCTCACCATCCTGCCGGCGACGAACTTCTCGGGCATGATCGACCCGGTCTCGTCCCTCGAAGGGGTGGGCCGAGTGATCGGCGAGGTCTATCCGACCACGCATTTCCTGACGATCGCGCGCGGCACCTTCTCGAAGGCGCTCGACTTCTCCGACCTGCATGCCGCCTTTCTCCCGCTGGCGCTGGCGGTGCCGGTCCTGACCGGGCTGTCCGCCGCGCTGCTCAAGAAGCAGGAGCGGTAG
- a CDS encoding Hsp20/alpha crystallin family protein, whose amino-acid sequence MDIKKWVPWNWFKKEEEGIGKMVPVKRENAKEQSGVPAHPLQQFHHEIDRLFDQAFRGFGLYPFGFDQPLFPRLADGILKPTLDLGATDKEYTITVELPGVDEKDVKLEIINDTLTISGEKKQEKEEKEKNYYRMERSYGSFQRVLSLPEDADQDKVNATFKRGVLTVTMPRKALPKSDVKQIEVKST is encoded by the coding sequence ATGGACATTAAAAAATGGGTTCCCTGGAATTGGTTCAAGAAGGAAGAAGAGGGTATCGGCAAGATGGTGCCGGTGAAGCGCGAAAACGCTAAGGAACAAAGCGGCGTGCCGGCCCATCCGCTGCAGCAGTTTCATCATGAGATCGACCGGCTTTTCGATCAGGCGTTCCGCGGGTTCGGCCTGTACCCATTCGGGTTCGATCAGCCCCTGTTTCCGCGACTGGCTGACGGCATCCTGAAGCCCACCCTGGATTTAGGCGCTACTGACAAGGAGTACACGATTACCGTTGAATTGCCAGGCGTAGATGAAAAGGATGTCAAGCTGGAAATCATCAACGACACCCTGACCATCAGCGGCGAAAAGAAACAGGAAAAGGAGGAGAAGGAAAAGAACTACTACCGGATGGAGCGCTCCTACGGTTCGTTCCAGCGGGTGCTTTCCCTTCCCGAGGACGCGGATCAGGACAAGGTCAACGCCACCTTTAAAAGAGGCGTGTTGACCGTGACCATGCCGAGAAAGGCACTGCCGAAATCGGATGTAAAACAAATCGAGGTAAAAAGCACTTAA
- the wrbA gene encoding NAD(P)H:quinone oxidoreductase: MYKVLIVYYSLHGHIFRMAEAVSKGVLQVTGCEALVKRVPETLPGDVLEEMGALEFQKRQTHIQVATMDDLAEADAVIFGTPTRFGNMCGQMRQFLDASGTLWQKGSLIGKPGSVFTSSATQHGGQETTILSFHITLLHHGMVVVGLPYSFAGQMGIGEISGGSPYGASTIDGSQGERIPNDNELNGARFQGAHVTRIAMKLKEDA; this comes from the coding sequence ATGTACAAGGTATTGATCGTATACTACAGTTTGCATGGACATATTTTTAGAATGGCGGAAGCGGTCTCGAAAGGTGTATTACAGGTCACTGGATGCGAGGCTTTAGTCAAACGGGTCCCGGAAACCCTCCCAGGCGATGTACTGGAGGAGATGGGCGCCTTGGAGTTCCAGAAGAGGCAGACCCATATCCAGGTGGCCACGATGGATGACCTTGCAGAGGCTGATGCCGTCATATTTGGCACTCCAACACGCTTCGGCAATATGTGCGGCCAAATGCGCCAATTTCTTGATGCCAGCGGCACCCTCTGGCAGAAAGGATCCTTGATCGGCAAACCCGGCAGTGTCTTCACCAGTTCCGCCACGCAGCATGGCGGTCAAGAAACGACCATCCTCAGCTTTCATATTACACTGTTGCATCATGGCATGGTGGTGGTCGGGCTCCCTTATTCTTTTGCCGGTCAAATGGGTATCGGCGAAATTAGCGGCGGATCACCCTATGGCGCTTCGACCATCGACGGAAGCCAGGGAGAGAGGATACCCAACGACAACGAACTGAACGGCGCCCGTTTCCAGGGTGCCCATGTGACGCGAATCGCCATGAAACTCAAAGAAGACGCTTGA
- a CDS encoding HlyD family secretion protein, with protein sequence MPLDVRFKKWGTRALLLGVAAVAALLLWRYFQSDGLEAGIASGNGRIEAVEIDIATQRAGRVKEIFADEGDNVPAGMVLAKMDTAVLEAQKREASARLRQAENSVRIANSQVVQRQSEKTAAQAVVSQRAAEAEVARIRLERSRSLVVSKAVSQQKFDDDRASSLSVEAMLRAAEADVARTEAAIATARSQVLGAQADVEATRAMLERIQADLDDSVLKSPRDGRVQYRVAQPGEVLPPGGVVLNMVDLTDVYMTFFLPTKQAGRVALGAEARLVLDAAPQYVVPAEISFVADVAQFTPKTVETEEERQKLMFRIKARIAPDLLREHLLQVKTGLPGMAYVRLDPRVDWPPELQTRLPQ encoded by the coding sequence ATGCCATTGGACGTAAGATTTAAAAAATGGGGTACGAGGGCGCTGCTTCTTGGCGTGGCAGCGGTTGCGGCTCTGTTGCTTTGGCGTTATTTCCAGAGTGACGGACTGGAAGCGGGTATCGCCAGTGGCAACGGACGCATTGAGGCGGTGGAAATTGATATCGCCACGCAAAGAGCCGGACGGGTCAAGGAGATTTTTGCGGACGAAGGCGATAACGTTCCGGCCGGGATGGTTCTGGCCAAAATGGACACCGCCGTTTTAGAGGCTCAGAAAAGAGAGGCATCAGCCCGCTTGCGCCAGGCTGAGAACTCGGTGCGGATCGCCAACAGCCAGGTCGTGCAGCGCCAAAGCGAGAAAACGGCAGCGCAGGCAGTGGTCTCGCAACGCGCGGCCGAGGCTGAGGTGGCCCGGATACGGCTTGAGCGGTCGCGATCGCTGGTCGTCAGCAAAGCCGTTTCCCAGCAGAAATTCGACGATGATCGTGCCTCTTCTCTCAGCGTTGAGGCCATGCTTCGTGCTGCCGAGGCGGATGTCGCAAGGACGGAGGCGGCCATTGCCACGGCCAGATCACAGGTGCTTGGCGCGCAAGCCGATGTGGAGGCGACCCGGGCGATGCTTGAGCGGATCCAGGCTGACCTTGACGATAGCGTACTGAAGTCGCCGCGCGACGGCCGCGTTCAGTACCGCGTCGCCCAACCCGGTGAAGTGCTCCCTCCCGGCGGCGTGGTGCTGAACATGGTCGATCTCACCGATGTCTACATGACCTTCTTCCTGCCGACGAAACAGGCCGGGCGGGTCGCGCTCGGAGCCGAGGCACGGCTCGTGCTCGACGCCGCTCCGCAATACGTGGTCCCGGCCGAAATCTCCTTCGTCGCGGACGTCGCACAGTTCACGCCCAAGACGGTGGAGACGGAAGAAGAGCGCCAGAAGCTGATGTTCCGCATCAAGGCGCGGATCGCCCCGGACCTGCTCAGAGAGCACCTCCTCCAGGTCAAGACCGGCCTGCCGGGCATGGCCTATGTGCGGCTCGATCCGCGGGTGGATTGGCCCCCTGAACTGCAGACGAGGCTGCCGCAATGA
- a CDS encoding type I restriction endonuclease subunit R codes for MSAYTEDTLVQQTTAEYLEQELGWQSVYAYNNEDFGPDSLLGRESDREVVLTRTLRAKIEELNPGLPATAYEDALRQIVTVSASQTMAATNREKYELIKDGVQVTFRNAKGERVRQRLRVFDFDAPENNHFLCVRELWVRGDLYRRRADIVGFVNGLPLLFMELKNVSKDIRAAYERNFLDYKDTVPHLFHHNAMVVLANGVDAKLGSLTSRFEHFHEWKRLAENQPGVVAMETLLKGVCAKANFLDLVENFIIFDDSAGESRKILARNHQFLGVNRAIEAVRDRNLRNGKLGVFWHTQGSGKSYSMVLFTRKVHRKLGGNFTFLILTDRDDLDTQIYKTFAGCGVVDNDRDPCRAASGEHLAKLLAQHKSHVFSLIQKFNQTVVEGEAYSRRDDLIVITDEAHRTQYGTLALNMRNALPNASYIGFTGTPLFKDDEITRRVFGDYVSTYDFQRAVEDKATVPLYYDARGDKLGVAVGDLNERIAEKLEELEELETGNIDVEQRLEQELKRDYHIITAGKRLDQVARDFVQHYSLGWETGKAMLVCIDKITCVRMHKLVEFYWNERIGELEAQLPQATDEQDEQYRRRQIEWMRQTQMAVVVSEEQGEVEKFRKWELDITPHRRLIKEGIDLPEAMQNPVGAKDFSPVPMQRLSLDDAFKAEEHPFRVAIVCAMWLTGFDVPSLSTLYLDKPLKAHTLMQAIARANRVSEGKNNGMIVDYCGILKNLRKALATFAGTGDDGRGGDGGETEPAKPDEELLADLREAIAFVRSFLEERSASLDGIIGQTGFARNAAILAAKEAANENDETRKRFEVMCRAVFSKFKVCITIEGVNACRGDFDAINIVYKSLQQDREQADITDIIRQLHQVVDEAIETQTQPAVAEESPPYDISKIDFDRLRREFERSPAKRTTVQNLKTVIEQRLQRLLQQNPLRTDFQRHYEEIVAEYNREKDRVTIEKTFEELLQIMGKMDDEESRAVREGLNEESLAVFDLLRKPDLTSGEIKRIKAVAVDLLETLKAEKLRINHWRDKESTRDAVRLTIQDYLWGEQTGLPETYSEEDVRDKTEAVFVHVFRAYPTVPSPYYASMAS; via the coding sequence ATGAGTGCCTACACCGAAGACACCCTTGTCCAGCAGACCACCGCCGAGTACCTGGAGCAAGAGCTTGGCTGGCAGTCGGTGTACGCGTACAACAACGAGGATTTCGGGCCGGACAGCCTGCTGGGCCGGGAATCGGACCGTGAGGTGGTGTTGACCCGCACCCTGCGAGCCAAGATCGAGGAACTGAATCCCGGGTTGCCTGCCACGGCCTATGAAGACGCCCTCCGCCAGATCGTCACGGTCTCCGCCTCGCAGACCATGGCCGCCACCAACCGCGAGAAGTACGAACTGATCAAGGACGGGGTGCAGGTCACCTTTCGCAATGCCAAAGGCGAACGGGTGCGCCAGCGGCTGCGGGTGTTCGACTTTGATGCCCCCGAGAACAATCATTTCCTCTGCGTGCGGGAGCTGTGGGTGCGCGGCGATCTGTACCGCCGCCGGGCGGATATCGTCGGGTTCGTCAACGGCCTGCCGCTGCTGTTCATGGAGCTGAAGAACGTCAGCAAGGATATCCGCGCCGCCTACGAGCGGAACTTTCTGGATTACAAGGACACCGTCCCGCATCTGTTTCATCACAATGCCATGGTGGTGCTGGCCAACGGGGTGGATGCCAAACTCGGCTCGCTCACCAGCCGGTTCGAACATTTTCACGAGTGGAAACGGTTGGCCGAGAATCAGCCGGGCGTGGTGGCCATGGAAACGCTGCTCAAGGGGGTATGCGCGAAAGCCAATTTCCTCGACCTGGTGGAGAACTTCATCATTTTCGACGACTCGGCCGGGGAATCGCGGAAGATTCTGGCCCGCAACCACCAGTTCCTAGGCGTCAACCGGGCCATCGAGGCGGTCCGCGATCGCAATCTCAGGAACGGCAAGCTGGGGGTTTTCTGGCATACCCAGGGTTCGGGTAAGAGCTATTCCATGGTGCTCTTCACCCGCAAGGTCCATCGCAAGCTGGGCGGCAACTTCACCTTTCTGATCCTCACCGACCGCGATGACCTGGACACGCAGATCTACAAGACCTTTGCCGGATGCGGCGTGGTGGACAACGACCGCGACCCGTGCCGGGCCGCGAGCGGCGAGCATCTCGCCAAGCTGCTGGCCCAGCATAAATCGCACGTCTTCTCGCTGATCCAGAAATTCAACCAGACCGTGGTGGAAGGTGAGGCCTACTCTCGGCGTGACGATCTCATCGTCATCACTGACGAGGCTCACCGCACCCAGTACGGCACCCTGGCGCTCAACATGCGCAATGCCCTGCCGAACGCCAGTTATATCGGCTTCACCGGCACGCCACTCTTTAAGGACGACGAGATCACCCGTCGGGTGTTCGGCGATTACGTCTCCACCTACGATTTCCAGCGGGCCGTCGAGGACAAGGCCACGGTGCCGCTTTATTACGATGCGCGTGGCGACAAGCTCGGCGTGGCGGTCGGCGATCTGAACGAGCGGATCGCCGAGAAGCTGGAGGAGCTGGAGGAGCTGGAGACGGGCAATATCGATGTGGAGCAGCGCCTGGAGCAGGAGCTCAAGCGAGACTACCACATCATTACGGCTGGAAAACGTCTCGACCAGGTGGCCCGCGATTTTGTGCAGCACTACTCTTTGGGCTGGGAAACCGGCAAGGCGATGCTGGTCTGCATCGATAAGATCACCTGCGTCCGTATGCACAAGCTGGTCGAGTTCTACTGGAACGAGAGAATCGGCGAGTTGGAAGCGCAGTTGCCTCAGGCCACGGACGAGCAGGACGAACAGTACCGGCGACGTCAGATCGAGTGGATGCGCCAGACGCAGATGGCGGTGGTGGTCAGCGAGGAACAGGGCGAGGTCGAAAAGTTTCGCAAGTGGGAGCTGGACATCACCCCGCACCGCCGCCTGATCAAGGAAGGCATCGACCTGCCCGAGGCCATGCAGAATCCCGTAGGGGCGAAAGATTTTTCGCCCGTACCGATGCAACGGCTGTCGCTGGACGATGCGTTCAAGGCCGAGGAGCACCCGTTTCGCGTTGCCATCGTCTGTGCCATGTGGTTGACGGGTTTTGACGTTCCCAGCCTCTCCACCCTGTACCTGGACAAGCCGCTCAAGGCGCACACGCTGATGCAGGCCATTGCTCGGGCGAACCGGGTAAGCGAAGGCAAGAACAACGGGATGATCGTCGATTACTGCGGCATCCTGAAAAACCTGCGCAAGGCGCTGGCGACCTTTGCCGGAACGGGTGATGACGGTCGTGGTGGCGATGGCGGCGAGACCGAACCGGCAAAGCCCGATGAGGAACTGCTCGCCGATCTTCGTGAAGCGATTGCCTTTGTCCGATCCTTCTTGGAAGAGCGAAGCGCGTCTTTGGATGGGATTATCGGGCAGACCGGTTTTGCCCGAAATGCGGCAATTCTCGCCGCCAAGGAGGCGGCGAACGAAAACGACGAGACGCGCAAACGCTTTGAAGTGATGTGCCGGGCGGTGTTCTCGAAGTTCAAGGTCTGCATCACCATCGAAGGCGTCAATGCTTGCCGGGGCGACTTCGACGCGATCAACATCGTCTATAAAAGCCTGCAACAGGACCGTGAACAGGCGGATATCACCGACATCATCCGTCAACTGCATCAGGTGGTCGATGAGGCGATTGAAACACAAACTCAACCGGCTGTTGCTGAAGAGTCTCCACCATACGATATCAGCAAGATCGATTTCGACCGCTTGCGCCGGGAGTTCGAGCGCAGCCCGGCCAAACGCACCACCGTGCAAAATCTGAAAACCGTCATCGAACAACGCCTGCAGCGTCTGCTCCAGCAGAATCCCTTGCGGACCGATTTCCAAAGGCATTACGAGGAGATTGTTGCCGAGTACAACCGCGAGAAGGATCGGGTGACCATCGAGAAGACCTTTGAAGAGCTTCTGCAGATCATGGGAAAGATGGACGATGAGGAGAGCCGCGCCGTGCGGGAAGGTCTCAATGAGGAAAGTCTCGCCGTATTCGACTTGCTGAGGAAGCCGGATCTGACGTCCGGTGAAATCAAACGCATCAAGGCCGTGGCCGTTGATCTACTCGAAACCCTCAAGGCGGAAAAACTGCGGATCAATCACTGGCGCGACAAGGAATCCACCCGGGACGCGGTCCGACTGACGATTCAGGACTATCTCTGGGGCGAGCAAACCGGGTTGCCGGAAACCTATTCAGAGGAGGACGTGCGGGACAAGACAGAGGCGGTTTTCGTGCATGTGTTCCGGGCGTACCCAACGGTGCCGTCACCCTACTACGCCAGCATGGCGTCGTAG
- a CDS encoding Fic family protein → MDGMKRSDLHNLLALGEGFTTEFKRSGTSNLGREICAFANATGGVILIGVTDAGEIFGVKDHNRLKSEVQAVARSAEPPIAVEHIGSGIKRIRNLCREYGVAEPQIEVSEHWFTVIFPRPLSPDTQEEETPGKHPTSTQQVPSKYRTSTPQVRAMLLEAFAGDATRTQLQNAAGMKDREHFRKEYLQPLLDDGLLEMTIPEKPRSSKQSYRLTETGRAVLGVWELQR, encoded by the coding sequence ATGGATGGTATGAAACGCTCCGACCTCCACAATCTCCTCGCCCTCGGCGAAGGCTTCACCACCGAGTTCAAACGTTCCGGCACCTCGAATCTCGGCCGGGAGATCTGCGCCTTTGCCAATGCCACCGGCGGCGTGATCCTGATCGGGGTGACGGATGCGGGGGAGATTTTCGGGGTGAAAGATCACAACCGGCTCAAGTCCGAGGTGCAGGCCGTCGCCCGGTCGGCCGAGCCGCCGATTGCGGTGGAGCATATCGGCTCGGGCATCAAGCGCATCCGCAACCTCTGTCGGGAGTACGGAGTTGCCGAACCGCAAATTGAGGTGTCGGAGCATTGGTTTACCGTGATCTTTCCCAGGCCGCTGTCACCGGATACGCAGGAAGAAGAGACTCCCGGCAAGCACCCGACAAGTACCCAGCAAGTACCCAGCAAGTATCGAACGAGTACCCCGCAAGTCCGGGCGATGCTCCTTGAAGCGTTTGCTGGTGACGCGACTCGCACGCAATTGCAGAACGCTGCAGGCATGAAAGACCGTGAGCACTTCCGCAAGGAGTACCTTCAGCCTTTGCTCGACGATGGTTTGCTGGAGATGACTATTCCTGAAAAGCCGCGCAGCAGCAAACAGAGCTACCGCCTGACGGAAACCGGGCGTGCTGTTCTGGGGGTATGGGAGCTACAGCGATGA